The Caretta caretta isolate rCarCar2 chromosome 15, rCarCar1.hap1, whole genome shotgun sequence genome window below encodes:
- the SIRT4 gene encoding NAD-dependent protein lipoamidase sirtuin-4, mitochondrial isoform X2 has translation MSIYCALKVPEGCRALRLHHYRSHSGAKASPNLTFVPASLPPDALEVEALQRFFSHSQRLLVMTGAGISTESGIPDYRSEGVGLYARTDRRPIQHTEFLRSASARQRYWARNFVGWPQFSSHQPNAAHLALRNWEKLGKLHWLVTQNVDALHTKAGSQRVMELHGCTHRVLCLGCGEQTPRSELQKCFEVLNPTWTAEAHGMAPDGDVFLTEEQVHNFRVPACSRCGGILKPDVTFFGDTVSREKVDFVHKRLAESDSMLVAGSSLQVYSGYRFALAAHEKKLPIVIINIGPTRSDHFASMKLNSRCGELLPLIVLR, from the exons ATGAGTATATACTGTGCTTTGAAGGTGCCGGAAGGTTGCAGAGCCCTCAGGCTCCACCATTACAGATCTCACTCCGGGGCCAAGGCCTCTCCAAACCTGACTTTTGTGCCAGCCAGCCTTCCTCCAGATGCCCTGGAAGTGGAGGCATTGCAGCGCTTCTTTTCTCATTCCCAGAGGCTGTTGGTAATGACCGGCGCTGGAATCTCCACTGAATCAGGGATCCCTGACTACCgctcagaaggggtggggctttaTGCCAGGACGGACAGGCGGCCCATCCAGCATACTGAGTTTCTTCGCAGTGCCAGTGCCCGCCAGAGGTACTGGGCAAGGAACTTTGTGGGCTGGCCCCAGTTCTCCTCTCACCAGCCTAACGCAGCGCACCTGGCCTTAAGAAACTGGGAGAAGCTAGGAAAGCTGCACTGGCTGGTGACCCAGAATGTGGATGCCCTGCATACCAAGGCCGGGAGTCAGCGGGTGATGGAATTGCATGGCTGCACACACAG GGTTCTCTGCCTCGGCTGTGGAGAGCAAACTCCCCGCTCTGAGCTTCAGAAGTGCTTTGAAGTGCTGAATCCCACCTGGACAGCTGAAGCACATGGCATGGCCCCGGATGGGGATGTCTTCCTCACAGAAGAGCAGGTGCATAACTTCCGTGTCCCGGCCTGCAGCAGATGTGGTGGGATCCTGAAGCCAGATGTGACGTTCTTTGGGGACACAGTTAGCCGGGAGAAAGTGGACTTTGTGCACAAGCGCCTGGCTGAATCAGATTCCATGTTAGTGGCAGGATCCTCTTTGCAG GTGTACTCTGGTTACAGGTTTGCACTTGCTGCCCATGAGAAGAAGCTGCCAATTGTGATCATTAATATTGGACCCACAAGGTCAGATCACTTTGCATCCATGAAACTGAATTCCCGGTGTGGGGAGTTGCTGCCTTTGATTGTCCTGCGGTGA
- the LOC125622937 gene encoding hydroxysteroid 11-beta-dehydrogenase 1-like protein B — protein MHRADTMAAIRLLLSLLVGLCAYYFYSQETLSAEMVRGKRVLVTGSSTGIGEQIAYEFARMGAHLLLTARREKQLKEVAQKCLELGASSARHVVSDMNNLTSAQNVIEETRNKLGGLDYLVLNHVGGSGRFGPFQGDMAAVTSSMTVNFLSYVQLTVSAMTMLQESQGSIIVISSLSGRIGGPFTLSYNAAKFALEGFYSSLRRELHLREISLSVTVAVLGYIDTDNALKIIGDKITMQASPKEECAREVVRAGVLRHREVIYPYWTLKPLLLLKEWMPGLMERLLDKFLVLENIL, from the exons ATGCACAGAGCTGATACAATGGCTGCAATCAGGCTTCTCCTCTCGCTCCTTGTTGGCCTATGTGCTTATTATTTCTACAGCCAGGAAACCCTATCTGCAG AAATGGTGCGAGGGAAGCGTGTGCTGGTCACTGGTTCGAGCACTGGGATTGGGGAACAAATAGCCTATGAGTTTGCACGAATGGGAGCACACCTGCTCCTCACtgccaggagggagaagcagctCAAGGAG GTGGCACAGAAGTGTCTGGAACTGGGGGCGAGTTCCGCCAGGCACGTGGTGTCCGACATGAACAACTTGACTTCAGCCCAGAATGTCATTGAAGAAACCAGAAACAAACTGG GGGGTCTTGACTACCTGGTTTTGAACCACGTTGGGGGAAGTGGCCGGTTTGGCCCATTCCAAGGAGACATGGCAGCAGTGACCAGCTCTATGACTGTCAATTTCTTGAGCTACGTCCAGCTGACAGTTTCTGCAATGACCATGCTGCAAGAGTCTCAGGGCAGCATCATTGTCATATCGTCTCTGAGTG GTCGCATTGGAGGTCCATTCACCCTCTCGTACAATGCAGCCAAGTTTGCTCTGGAAGGATTCTACAGCTCGCTACGCAGGGAGCTGCACCTTCGGGAGATCAGTCTCTCAGTCACAGTTGCTGTGCTGGGATATATTGACACAG ACAATGCTTTGAAAATCATCGGTGATAAAATCACCATGCAGGCAAGTCCCAAAGAAGAGTGTGcacgggaagtggtgcgggctggTGTGCTGCGACATCGAGAGGTCATATATCCTTACTGGACCCTaaagcccctgctgctgctgaaggaATGGATGCCAGGCCTGATGGAAAGGCTGCTGGACAAATTCCTCGTCCTGGAAAATATCCTCTAA
- the SIRT4 gene encoding NAD-dependent protein lipoamidase sirtuin-4, mitochondrial isoform X1, producing the protein MEMSIYCALKVPEGCRALRLHHYRSHSGAKASPNLTFVPASLPPDALEVEALQRFFSHSQRLLVMTGAGISTESGIPDYRSEGVGLYARTDRRPIQHTEFLRSASARQRYWARNFVGWPQFSSHQPNAAHLALRNWEKLGKLHWLVTQNVDALHTKAGSQRVMELHGCTHRVLCLGCGEQTPRSELQKCFEVLNPTWTAEAHGMAPDGDVFLTEEQVHNFRVPACSRCGGILKPDVTFFGDTVSREKVDFVHKRLAESDSMLVAGSSLQVYSGYRFALAAHEKKLPIVIINIGPTRSDHFASMKLNSRCGELLPLIVLR; encoded by the exons ATGGAG ATGAGTATATACTGTGCTTTGAAGGTGCCGGAAGGTTGCAGAGCCCTCAGGCTCCACCATTACAGATCTCACTCCGGGGCCAAGGCCTCTCCAAACCTGACTTTTGTGCCAGCCAGCCTTCCTCCAGATGCCCTGGAAGTGGAGGCATTGCAGCGCTTCTTTTCTCATTCCCAGAGGCTGTTGGTAATGACCGGCGCTGGAATCTCCACTGAATCAGGGATCCCTGACTACCgctcagaaggggtggggctttaTGCCAGGACGGACAGGCGGCCCATCCAGCATACTGAGTTTCTTCGCAGTGCCAGTGCCCGCCAGAGGTACTGGGCAAGGAACTTTGTGGGCTGGCCCCAGTTCTCCTCTCACCAGCCTAACGCAGCGCACCTGGCCTTAAGAAACTGGGAGAAGCTAGGAAAGCTGCACTGGCTGGTGACCCAGAATGTGGATGCCCTGCATACCAAGGCCGGGAGTCAGCGGGTGATGGAATTGCATGGCTGCACACACAG GGTTCTCTGCCTCGGCTGTGGAGAGCAAACTCCCCGCTCTGAGCTTCAGAAGTGCTTTGAAGTGCTGAATCCCACCTGGACAGCTGAAGCACATGGCATGGCCCCGGATGGGGATGTCTTCCTCACAGAAGAGCAGGTGCATAACTTCCGTGTCCCGGCCTGCAGCAGATGTGGTGGGATCCTGAAGCCAGATGTGACGTTCTTTGGGGACACAGTTAGCCGGGAGAAAGTGGACTTTGTGCACAAGCGCCTGGCTGAATCAGATTCCATGTTAGTGGCAGGATCCTCTTTGCAG GTGTACTCTGGTTACAGGTTTGCACTTGCTGCCCATGAGAAGAAGCTGCCAATTGTGATCATTAATATTGGACCCACAAGGTCAGATCACTTTGCATCCATGAAACTGAATTCCCGGTGTGGGGAGTTGCTGCCTTTGATTGTCCTGCGGTGA